The following coding sequences are from one Methanococcoides orientis window:
- a CDS encoding stage II sporulation protein M: protein MRNKESSQFKIKRTDVIWSVKLFTLFTILSFVFSISIYTVAFLFSQPEFVNAVLISTAQAATSEVDVVNEAIISTSDAATSKVDFGARYIGPLYSVFFFNIIAIFVTSIGAAAITYSHRIVFKELLLRSRHPFYSMISCNMEKLSSPFFSFVQKVALHIYPDIKKNGLDEKNDSPNSIWKHCGYTGEDYRAIASVLPLIFPVLTLFLNSFIAGTVLAFFVFNGILWGSQTLGFGGILVGADFAFIYYFASILPHGIIELPAIFIATSIAYRFARVNSEEITEGRLFEAEKEEDLKEDIRRIENITESYLRSRYLWRIFSIAIFMLLVAAYIEIQLTPKIAGNVIDLMGLLISNLLI, encoded by the coding sequence ATGAGAAATAAAGAGAGCAGCCAATTCAAAATAAAACGGACAGATGTAATATGGTCAGTGAAACTATTCACACTATTTACGATACTGTCCTTTGTATTCAGCATCTCTATTTACACAGTTGCTTTCTTGTTTTCACAACCTGAATTTGTAAATGCTGTCCTGATCTCAACTGCACAGGCTGCTACTTCAGAAGTTGATGTCGTCAACGAGGCAATTATTTCAACCTCAGATGCCGCTACTTCAAAAGTGGACTTCGGTGCCAGATATATCGGTCCGCTATATTCTGTTTTTTTCTTCAATATAATAGCAATATTTGTCACATCTATAGGTGCCGCAGCCATAACATACAGTCACAGAATAGTTTTCAAAGAGTTACTATTGCGGTCAAGGCACCCGTTCTATTCTATGATTTCCTGTAATATGGAAAAATTATCTTCACCCTTTTTTTCATTTGTACAGAAGGTCGCCCTGCACATCTATCCTGATATAAAGAAAAATGGTCTGGATGAGAAAAATGACAGCCCAAATTCCATCTGGAAACATTGTGGTTACACCGGCGAGGATTACAGAGCAATCGCATCAGTACTCCCACTCATATTTCCTGTGTTGACATTGTTCCTTAATTCTTTTATAGCAGGAACAGTACTTGCATTTTTTGTGTTCAATGGAATACTGTGGGGAAGTCAAACATTAGGATTTGGTGGTATTCTTGTAGGAGCTGACTTTGCCTTCATATATTACTTTGCTTCAATACTCCCTCATGGAATAATTGAACTACCGGCAATTTTCATAGCAACATCTATTGCATACAGGTTTGCAAGAGTAAATTCAGAAGAGATCACAGAAGGACGTTTATTCGAAGCTGAAAAAGAGGAGGACCTAAAAGAAGACATTAGAAGGATCGAGAATATAACAGAATCTTATCTGAGATCGAGATACCTGTGGAGAATATTCTCAATTGCGATCTTTATGCTCCTTGTTGCTGCATATATAGAAATACAGTTAACACCAAAGATAGCAGGAAATGTGATCGACCTCATGGGTCTGTTGATCAGCAATCTCCTGATATGA
- a CDS encoding OB-fold nucleic acid binding domain-containing protein (Replication protein A protects and stabilize the intermediate ssDNA that is generated by the unwinding action of a DNA helicase at the replication fork. In addition, SSBs prevent the formation of secondary structures by single-stranded template DNA.), whose translation MDDITEIYNKLGGIISEDDFRKKVDEKVDQMSGLCDTKTAAMLVAHDLGVTDTAKEVIKIKDITPEIGNVNFVAKVVSVFDVREFNRNDGTTGRVGNVMVADETGSIRLTLWDERAELIKNGSVEVGDCMEISGYAKDGYSGTEINIGKYGVMNKTDQEIEVRLDSQKISEIKDGMGDINVSGKLLDISDVRTFQKKDGSQGRVGNILIGDETGKIRVTLWDEKVDSASALNLDDAVEIINGYAKMNNFSQQVEIQIGNNSVLRKTNAEVEYKESFTPIADIIPGESYSIEGSVSGLGELREFDRDDGTTNMVSNIYVSDDSGRIRIALWGDHALLVDELDIDTPIRIIDAYSKSGFNDEIELSAGNRTRINIL comes from the coding sequence ATGGACGATATAACTGAGATCTACAATAAGCTTGGAGGCATTATCAGCGAAGATGATTTTCGAAAGAAGGTCGATGAAAAGGTCGATCAGATGAGCGGCCTTTGTGATACTAAGACAGCGGCAATGCTTGTTGCCCATGACCTTGGTGTCACGGATACCGCAAAGGAAGTTATCAAAATAAAGGACATAACCCCTGAGATCGGTAATGTCAACTTCGTTGCAAAGGTAGTCTCAGTATTTGATGTACGTGAGTTTAACAGGAATGACGGCACCACCGGAAGGGTCGGTAACGTCATGGTAGCTGATGAGACCGGTTCTATCAGGCTTACACTCTGGGACGAGCGTGCTGAGCTTATCAAGAATGGAAGTGTGGAAGTAGGGGACTGCATGGAGATCAGTGGCTATGCAAAGGATGGATATTCCGGCACTGAGATCAACATCGGAAAGTATGGTGTGATGAATAAGACCGACCAGGAGATCGAGGTCAGGCTGGACTCACAGAAGATATCTGAGATCAAGGATGGTATGGGAGACATCAACGTATCCGGAAAGTTGCTTGACATATCAGATGTCAGGACGTTCCAGAAGAAAGATGGTAGCCAGGGACGGGTCGGTAACATACTCATTGGTGATGAGACCGGAAAGATACGTGTGACATTATGGGATGAAAAGGTAGATTCTGCCAGTGCCCTGAACCTTGATGATGCTGTTGAGATCATAAACGGATATGCCAAAATGAACAACTTCAGCCAGCAGGTCGAGATCCAGATCGGAAATAATAGTGTCCTCAGAAAAACAAATGCAGAAGTAGAATACAAAGAAAGCTTCACTCCGATAGCTGACATAATACCCGGGGAATCCTATTCTATCGAAGGTTCAGTTTCAGGTCTTGGGGAGCTCAGGGAATTTGACAGGGATGACGGAACAACCAACATGGTCTCAAATATCTATGTCTCGGATGACTCCGGACGTATACGCATAGCATTGTGGGGAGATCATGCACTTCTTGTGGACGAACTGGACATCGATACTCCTATCCGGATCATTGATGCATACTCAAAATCAGGCTTTAACGACGAAATAGAACTAAGTGCCGGAAACCGCACAAGGATCAACATATTGTGA
- a CDS encoding CBS domain-containing protein, protein MKVNEIMSKDAVCIKEHDSITHARQLMRDHYLRGLPVIDEEQKVVGILKDKDVLNIRSTRSNVTVEGYMHDCPLITPETDIMDAAKHLLDSEVGRCPVIVSTEDRMIAGILSNSDILGNIGSDRKLDAAVADIMTADVITCTPQENLTKVWPVLLESNFSGLPVISDKREPIGMVTRMDIIRSGFVRTALNDAHGTQPKDTTVVEKIMSTPVYTVSSDTSVKECLDKMLHYDVGRMTVLDKDSIVGIVDRTDILRAFVMGNGPVQ, encoded by the coding sequence ATGAAAGTCAATGAGATTATGTCCAAAGATGCCGTATGCATAAAAGAGCATGACAGCATCACCCATGCACGCCAGTTGATGAGAGATCACTACCTCAGGGGTCTCCCTGTAATAGATGAGGAACAAAAAGTAGTGGGTATCCTCAAGGATAAAGATGTTCTCAACATCAGATCCACAAGATCAAATGTCACAGTTGAAGGGTACATGCACGATTGTCCGTTGATAACTCCGGAAACAGATATTATGGATGCTGCAAAGCATCTTCTCGATTCGGAAGTAGGCCGATGCCCTGTCATTGTTTCCACAGAGGACAGGATGATAGCCGGAATTCTGAGCAATTCAGACATACTCGGAAACATTGGCAGTGACAGGAAACTGGATGCAGCGGTAGCTGACATCATGACTGCAGATGTGATAACCTGTACACCACAGGAAAATCTCACAAAGGTCTGGCCGGTTTTGCTTGAATCGAACTTTTCGGGTCTTCCTGTGATCTCTGACAAAAGAGAACCCATTGGAATGGTAACAAGAATGGACATAATACGTTCCGGATTCGTCAGGACAGCCCTGAACGATGCACACGGCACTCAACCAAAGGACACCACGGTAGTTGAAAAGATAATGTCCACGCCTGTTTATACCGTGTCTTCCGACACATCGGTAAAGGAATGTCTCGATAAGATGCTCCATTACGATGTTGGCAGAATGACAGTTCTTGATAAAGATAGTATCGTAGGTATCGTGGATCGCACTGATATCTTACGGGCATTTGTAATGGGAAATGGTCCTGTTCAATAA
- a CDS encoding RNA ligase has product MIKGFPKIKRAMLLEPAINSQFSDIDTICVEEKMNGFNVRAIAIDGKITAITRGGYVCPYSTEKARDLLNIDFFNDHPDLVLHGEMVGPDNPYVPKNIYDINSLDFSIFDIRHKGSGEPLPVNERRKMAEEYGFTQVRLFGEFTKEEATGKIHAIIKELGKIEHEGVVIKDPNMNISPIKYTCSQSNCADLRHAFRFYNDVGRDYLFSRVVREGFQAFEWGESEEDLKKRCLQLGESILNPMIEAITDMEKGEKVAEEVQIRVRSLDTLTEFKEYLRRQGIDAMFDEPEKIGNEFLIKIKKLNKSTNDKTLSMFKGELW; this is encoded by the coding sequence CTGATAAAGGGTTTTCCAAAGATAAAGCGGGCCATGCTTCTTGAACCTGCCATCAATTCTCAATTTTCTGATATTGATACCATCTGTGTGGAAGAGAAAATGAATGGCTTTAATGTACGAGCCATAGCTATTGACGGGAAAATAACCGCCATCACACGCGGTGGATATGTTTGTCCCTATTCCACCGAAAAAGCGAGGGACCTGCTGAACATTGATTTTTTTAATGATCATCCGGATCTTGTCCTTCACGGGGAAATGGTCGGACCCGACAATCCTTATGTACCCAAGAATATCTATGATATCAATTCTCTTGATTTCTCTATCTTCGATATAAGGCATAAGGGCAGTGGTGAGCCCCTGCCTGTAAATGAAAGAAGGAAGATGGCAGAAGAATATGGTTTCACACAGGTCAGGCTTTTCGGAGAATTTACAAAAGAAGAAGCTACTGGGAAGATACATGCCATTATCAAGGAACTCGGGAAGATCGAGCATGAAGGTGTTGTGATCAAAGACCCAAATATGAACATTTCACCCATAAAATACACTTGTTCCCAGAGCAATTGTGCAGATCTGAGACATGCATTCAGGTTCTACAATGATGTGGGGCGTGACTATCTTTTTTCAAGGGTAGTGCGGGAAGGCTTCCAGGCCTTTGAATGGGGAGAAAGCGAAGAAGATCTCAAAAAGCGGTGCCTTCAACTCGGGGAAAGCATACTTAATCCAATGATAGAGGCTATCACTGATATGGAAAAAGGCGAAAAAGTGGCTGAAGAGGTACAGATCAGAGTTAGAAGTCTTGATACTCTAACAGAGTTCAAGGAATATCTCCGGCGACAGGGAATCGATGCAATGTTCGATGAACCGGAAAAGATCGGTAATGAATTCCTCATCAAAATAAAGAAGCTGAACAAGAGCACTAATGATAAGACCCTTTCCATGTTCAAAGGAGAACTCTGGTGA
- a CDS encoding RAD55 family ATPase has protein sequence MRIQSGIEGFDELVQGGLVPERVYLLSGPPGSGKTTFGMQFLAQGATFGEVGLYVSLLESPQNIINDMSNYSLNVATLIKMKKLLFADLGPRMEYGYMDDLHEVISSDYDVSHSSVEGEAPSPAMVFKEISAYVQEYNVKRLVIDSVSAIRFTTKDRISEEKEMGRFIRNLKQLGCTTLLLSEMTDPNAYSTEQFASHGVMFLHNFLYGKKMTRALQIIKMRGTKHDCNMMGLEFTEKGLKVSSYLE, from the coding sequence ATGAGGATACAATCTGGAATTGAAGGTTTCGATGAACTTGTTCAGGGTGGACTTGTTCCGGAACGTGTTTATCTTTTAAGTGGTCCCCCAGGAAGTGGAAAAACTACTTTTGGCATGCAGTTCCTTGCGCAGGGTGCTACTTTTGGGGAAGTTGGTCTCTACGTTAGCCTTCTTGAAAGTCCCCAGAACATCATCAATGACATGTCTAATTATTCGTTGAATGTGGCAACTTTGATAAAGATGAAGAAGCTGCTTTTTGCTGACCTTGGTCCCAGGATGGAATATGGTTACATGGATGATCTTCATGAGGTCATAAGTTCAGATTATGATGTAAGTCATTCATCTGTAGAAGGCGAAGCTCCGTCCCCTGCAATGGTATTCAAGGAGATATCTGCATATGTTCAGGAATACAATGTAAAAAGGCTTGTTATAGACTCTGTATCTGCTATCCGTTTTACCACAAAGGACCGCATTTCAGAAGAAAAAGAGATGGGTAGGTTCATCAGGAATCTGAAACAGCTTGGATGCACTACTCTACTCCTCTCTGAGATGACAGACCCGAATGCATATTCAACAGAACAATTCGCATCACATGGAGTAATGTTCCTTCATAACTTCCTCTATGGTAAGAAGATGACCCGTGCATTGCAGATCATAAAGATGCGTGGAACAAAACATGATTGTAATATGATGGGACTTGAGTTCACTGAGAAAGGTCTGAAAGTATCTTCCTACCTTGAATAA
- a CDS encoding CBS domain-containing protein → MKLEAHSPTKSRVQKKDHVLITTSGTMDRGAFDFHTKISEHEGDIMSVATREVITAPPTTRIIDAIKIMTKNNFRHIPLTDAGTNRIEGIVTSFDVIDFLGGGDKNQLVEKRHKGNLLAAINADVSTIMQHDVTTIRSDGNIKEAFDLMLKNNIGSLPIVDSTNHVHAICTEKDFLTFTAGIVTNKTIAEYMSKRVEKAPANMTISDAAKIMVMNRFRRLPVVKGDILIGVVNASSIMHFLGNGEAFEKLTTGNIHEAMDAPISSLISKDVIWVSSDADLGKASELMVQNNVGALPVIDNGKLCGIITERDILRAMAE, encoded by the coding sequence ATGAAACTTGAAGCACATAGCCCTACGAAAAGCAGAGTTCAAAAAAAGGATCATGTGTTGATCACCACTTCCGGTACAATGGATCGTGGGGCTTTTGATTTTCATACAAAGATCTCAGAGCATGAAGGAGATATTATGTCGGTGGCCACCAGGGAAGTTATCACGGCTCCGCCTACAACACGGATCATCGATGCCATAAAGATCATGACAAAAAACAACTTCAGGCATATCCCCCTTACTGATGCTGGTACAAATAGGATCGAGGGTATCGTTACCTCTTTTGATGTTATTGATTTCCTCGGAGGAGGAGACAAGAACCAACTTGTTGAAAAGAGACATAAAGGCAACCTACTTGCAGCCATCAATGCAGATGTCAGCACAATAATGCAGCATGATGTAACAACGATCCGCAGTGATGGGAATATCAAGGAAGCCTTTGATCTTATGCTCAAGAACAATATCGGAAGCCTTCCGATAGTAGATAGTACAAATCATGTACACGCCATCTGCACAGAGAAGGATTTTCTGACATTTACAGCTGGAATAGTTACCAACAAAACTATCGCTGAATACATGAGCAAAAGGGTTGAGAAAGCACCTGCAAACATGACCATTAGTGATGCTGCAAAGATAATGGTAATGAATCGTTTCCGCAGGCTTCCTGTGGTCAAAGGAGATATTCTAATTGGCGTTGTCAATGCATCTTCTATAATGCACTTCCTGGGAAATGGGGAGGCATTTGAAAAGCTCACCACCGGTAACATCCATGAAGCAATGGATGCTCCTATCAGCTCACTGATCTCAAAAGATGTTATCTGGGTATCATCAGATGCAGATCTTGGGAAAGCAAGCGAGCTTATGGTTCAAAATAATGTTGGGGCACTGCCTGTAATTGACAACGGAAAGCTCTGCGGTATAATCACAGAAAGGGATATACTTAGAGCAATGGCTGAATGA
- a CDS encoding CBS domain-containing protein has protein sequence MQVKDIMVQPTSIDKSDTISHALDVMEKKSTRRLLVTHDNDLVGVLTMRGLTEQLGTRKKGAKPASSLHVATAVSDNYVKVLPDMDLNDAVVLMAKKSGVIIVSDNENVLGWVTPAELLQNVTFDGYAAEVMNSNPITIHPGDRVSHVRHQMLDEDVGRFPVIEDDKLVGIVTEKDIAKSMRAFRDVVSGNKQDSRIKNLIIEDIMKRGVKTVQTNTPVSEVKDMMLEENIGGVPVINLEGYLVGLITRRTLVNTIAK, from the coding sequence ATGCAAGTAAAGGACATAATGGTACAACCAACATCAATTGACAAATCAGACACGATCTCACATGCACTTGATGTGATGGAGAAGAAAAGTACACGTCGCCTATTAGTGACACATGATAATGATCTGGTCGGTGTTCTCACCATGAGGGGACTTACCGAACAACTGGGAACACGAAAGAAAGGTGCGAAACCAGCTTCTTCACTTCATGTTGCTACTGCTGTATCAGACAACTATGTGAAGGTCCTGCCTGATATGGATCTCAATGATGCAGTCGTATTAATGGCTAAAAAAAGCGGTGTTATCATTGTAAGCGACAATGAGAACGTTCTTGGATGGGTAACACCCGCTGAACTGCTTCAAAATGTAACATTCGACGGGTATGCTGCCGAGGTTATGAACAGCAACCCGATAACTATACATCCCGGAGACAGAGTAAGCCATGTCAGGCATCAGATGCTTGATGAAGATGTTGGAAGATTCCCTGTTATTGAGGATGACAAGCTTGTGGGGATCGTTACAGAGAAGGATATTGCAAAGTCAATGCGTGCCTTCAGAGATGTGGTTTCAGGAAACAAGCAGGATTCCCGTATCAAGAACCTCATTATAGAGGATATCATGAAGAGGGGGGTCAAGACCGTACAGACCAACACTCCGGTATCAGAAGTAAAGGACATGATGCTTGAGGAGAACATTGGTGGTGTGCCTGTTATTAACCTCGAAGGATATCTGGTCGGGCTCATCACAAGAAGAACACTTGTGAACACCATTGCAAAGTGA
- a CDS encoding CBS domain-containing protein, with product MVIGTKLDVEADAPADQLLNDIVVREIMTQGVLVLDITSTALEAAQTMKEENIGSLIVSKNGKPVGIITERDIVHKVMAKDVKPSTMLAEEIMSSPIITIKSSTDVIKASEMMLKSRIRRLAVTDDEKIIGIITDRDILTVAPGLNTILENLIEMNREQDIPATTEFGRGVCQRCESYVESLSPVNGLMLCEDCKEDEGYYD from the coding sequence ATGGTCATTGGGACCAAATTGGATGTCGAGGCTGATGCACCTGCAGATCAGCTCCTGAACGATATTGTCGTGCGTGAGATCATGACACAGGGCGTTCTTGTCCTTGACATTACAAGTACAGCACTTGAAGCCGCCCAGACAATGAAAGAGGAAAATATCGGTAGCCTCATTGTCTCAAAAAATGGCAAACCTGTAGGAATTATCACTGAGAGGGATATTGTTCACAAGGTCATGGCAAAGGATGTAAAACCCAGTACCATGCTTGCTGAGGAGATAATGTCATCTCCTATTATAACAATAAAATCATCCACAGATGTCATCAAAGCGTCTGAGATGATGCTCAAATCCAGGATTCGCAGACTTGCAGTTACCGATGATGAGAAGATCATTGGTATTATCACGGATCGGGATATCCTTACCGTAGCTCCGGGTCTGAATACTATTCTTGAAAACCTGATAGAGATGAACCGGGAGCAGGATATTCCTGCAACGACTGAATTTGGAAGGGGGGTCTGCCAGAGATGTGAATCGTATGTGGAGAGCCTTAGCCCTGTTAACGGTCTTATGTTATGTGAAGACTGTAAGGAAGACGAAGGCTACTACGACTGA
- a CDS encoding EF-Tu/IF-2/RF-3 family GTPase, translated as MTKITIIGSEKSGKTTLASKLGKKGNTADITMYDFSKNDKVLTTIDAVGYPTSIKPMVTAFNLSDIVLLCVPPEGLDAHTGECIIALDLLGYKHGIIVLTKADTSYPFALDELKEKLKKVTTGTSLENWEYISISTTSFEGMEELKEMIFDMGDVVAKDQEELNDLPTRVVIDQSFNVTGIGCVVLGIVMQGTLKAKDKLVAFPTDKTIEVRSIQLHDVDAKSAPAGARVGLALKNVQSKDVERGFILSEKEDVTEDLTLKCKFSPFSKGFAIGDVPHIFVGLQSSPMRVEKIVVNGEEVERTTTDAECIVTLLGSKLLAYNESDRFVICNLDDKQRFAGYGYKA; from the coding sequence ATGACAAAAATAACTATTATCGGAAGCGAAAAAAGCGGCAAAACCACCCTTGCTTCAAAACTTGGGAAAAAAGGAAACACAGCAGACATTACGATGTACGATTTTTCCAAGAACGACAAGGTCCTGACGACCATAGATGCAGTCGGTTATCCAACTTCCATCAAACCTATGGTGACCGCCTTCAATCTTTCGGACATTGTCCTTTTGTGCGTACCTCCTGAAGGTCTTGATGCACATACAGGCGAATGTATCATTGCACTTGACCTCCTGGGATACAAGCATGGTATCATTGTCCTTACAAAAGCAGATACCAGCTACCCCTTTGCACTAGATGAGCTGAAAGAGAAACTTAAAAAAGTGACAACAGGTACCTCTCTTGAGAACTGGGAATATATCTCGATTTCCACAACCTCATTCGAAGGAATGGAAGAATTGAAGGAAATGATATTCGATATGGGGGATGTAGTTGCAAAGGACCAGGAGGAACTGAACGACCTGCCAACACGTGTTGTTATCGACCAGTCCTTCAATGTAACAGGCATTGGTTGTGTAGTACTTGGAATTGTGATGCAGGGGACCCTGAAAGCAAAGGACAAACTTGTAGCTTTCCCAACAGACAAGACCATCGAGGTCCGCTCGATACAGCTGCATGATGTGGATGCAAAGAGCGCACCCGCAGGTGCCCGGGTCGGACTTGCACTTAAGAACGTCCAGTCAAAGGATGTCGAGAGAGGTTTCATACTCTCGGAAAAAGAAGATGTCACTGAAGACCTTACACTCAAATGTAAGTTCTCACCATTCTCAAAGGGCTTTGCGATCGGAGATGTTCCACATATCTTCGTCGGACTTCAGTCATCCCCGATGAGAGTGGAAAAGATAGTTGTAAATGGCGAAGAAGTTGAGAGAACAACAACAGACGCCGAATGTATTGTAACACTATTAGGATCGAAGTTGCTGGCTTATAATGAATCAGACAGATTTGTGATCTGCAATCTGGATGATAAACAGAGATTTGCGGGATATGGTTACAAGGCTTAA
- a CDS encoding CBS domain-containing protein, producing MKVSDIMTSPVHVMGPDEPVSHARNLMLRHKISTIVVVDRDEMVGIVTKSDLGRRLAQAEPMWRRRPIDKVPVKMIMTEDPVTIYPEASISQVTEVMIDNDINNVPVVNNGRLLGIVTRFDVVRRMSELPSDKKVGEIMTLDPVFVHRHHTVNHVVDEMESNKVSKLIVTDDTGEAVGIITTRELALHVLANNEGELPSKSIKMARKPKSGGEKVYRYVKAVPLVAEDIMANIAKILEVTDPITEAAKVMIDKNVTGIPIAENDEIVGIVSRTDVMKAA from the coding sequence ATGAAAGTATCAGACATTATGACATCACCTGTCCATGTAATGGGACCGGATGAGCCTGTATCACATGCAAGAAACCTTATGCTAAGGCACAAGATAAGCACTATTGTTGTTGTAGATCGCGACGAAATGGTGGGCATAGTCACGAAGTCCGATCTGGGAAGACGTCTTGCACAGGCAGAACCCATGTGGAGAAGAAGACCTATCGACAAGGTACCTGTGAAAATGATAATGACAGAAGACCCTGTCACGATCTACCCTGAAGCATCTATTTCCCAGGTTACTGAGGTGATGATCGATAATGATATCAATAATGTCCCTGTGGTCAACAACGGAAGACTTCTTGGAATTGTAACGAGATTTGACGTAGTACGCCGCATGTCAGAACTTCCCAGCGATAAGAAAGTTGGTGAAATAATGACACTTGACCCTGTATTTGTGCACAGGCACCACACAGTAAATCACGTGGTCGATGAAATGGAAAGTAACAAGGTAAGCAAACTTATTGTTACAGACGATACCGGTGAAGCCGTAGGAATCATCACCACAAGGGAACTTGCACTCCACGTTCTTGCGAACAATGAGGGAGAACTCCCATCCAAGAGCATCAAGATGGCAAGAAAACCAAAATCAGGTGGTGAAAAGGTATACAGATATGTGAAAGCAGTTCCACTTGTTGCAGAGGATATAATGGCCAATATCGCAAAAATACTGGAAGTTACTGATCCGATCACGGAAGCTGCAAAGGTCATGATCGATAAGAACGTCACAGGCATCCCTATTGCTGAGAACGATGAGATCGTTGGTATTGTCAGCAGAACAGATGTGATGAAGGCAGCCTGA